In Salinisphaera sp. LB1, one genomic interval encodes:
- a CDS encoding copper chaperone PCu(A)C, translated as MRYSSILSLLAAAGLAGALAGCGQSGAASDCGQLAIHDAWVTPAHAGSREMLGYFTLRNDGSAPVTVNGAASNAFDRAIFQNKAAAAQSANNANGGAQPLAPFTVQGGAEMAFRPGEREVALYSPSRAYSAGDHIKLSVICGSQHAKLTTTATVRDRHGNLPAAGDSEDAADRQQVIKDGRDGGGAGATDDSKTAN; from the coding sequence ATGCGGTATTCGTCGATTCTTTCTCTGCTGGCGGCGGCCGGACTGGCCGGCGCTCTGGCCGGCTGCGGGCAGTCCGGCGCGGCGTCGGACTGTGGCCAGCTCGCTATTCACGATGCCTGGGTCACACCCGCGCATGCCGGTTCGCGCGAGATGCTCGGCTATTTCACCCTGCGTAACGACGGGTCGGCGCCCGTCACCGTGAACGGCGCGGCCAGCAATGCCTTCGATCGGGCGATTTTCCAGAACAAGGCGGCGGCCGCGCAGTCCGCGAACAATGCCAATGGCGGCGCCCAGCCGCTGGCGCCGTTCACGGTGCAAGGCGGCGCCGAGATGGCATTCAGGCCGGGCGAGCGCGAGGTCGCACTCTACTCGCCGAGCCGGGCCTATAGCGCGGGCGACCACATCAAGCTGAGCGTGATATGCGGCAGCCAGCATGCCAAGCTGACCACCACGGCGACGGTGCGCGACCGGCACGGCAATCTGCCGGCCGCGGGCGATAGTGAGGATGCCGCCGATCGCCAGCAGGTGATTAAGGACGGGCGCGACGGCGGCGGCGCCGGGGCGACTGACGACTCCAAGACTGCGAACTGA
- a CDS encoding Fur family transcriptional regulator, with protein sequence MTQTAPNIAFGHRGHDHEACIADALNRAEAVCAERGLRLTAIRRRVLELIWVNHQPTKAYDVLAQINTERGNAAPPTVYRALDFLLDAGLIHKIESQNAFIGCGIDHDRHPPKFFICRECGRAAEIQSTDIDDAIANEAKRSGFIVDHQTIEVDGLCANCAGR encoded by the coding sequence ATGACCCAGACGGCACCAAACATAGCGTTCGGCCACCGCGGCCACGATCACGAAGCCTGCATCGCCGACGCCCTGAACCGGGCCGAGGCGGTCTGCGCCGAACGCGGGCTGCGCCTGACCGCGATCCGGCGCCGCGTGCTGGAACTGATCTGGGTCAATCACCAGCCGACCAAGGCCTACGACGTACTCGCCCAGATCAACACAGAACGCGGCAATGCCGCGCCGCCGACCGTGTATCGCGCCCTGGATTTCCTGCTCGACGCCGGCCTGATCCACAAGATCGAATCGCAGAACGCGTTCATCGGCTGTGGCATCGATCACGACCGCCATCCGCCGAAGTTCTTCATCTGCCGCGAATGCGGGCGCGCGGCCGAGATCCAGAGCACCGACATCGACGACGCCATTGCCAACGAGGCGAAGCGGAGCGGGTTCATCGTCGATCATCAGACCATCGAAGTCGATGGTCTCTGCGCGAACTGCGCGGGCCGCTAA
- a CDS encoding metal ABC transporter solute-binding protein, Zn/Mn family has protein sequence MTHPATARPALRWLILLACALSAPAAFAAPVNVVAAESSYGSIAKTVGGSHVKVTSLLDSPSVNPHQFEANPRIGRQLSQADLVVMNGLGFDGWMEPLLSGTSNPKRQVVRAADAASGIVSPDKNEHLFYSPQAVLATASQVAATLARIDPDHAADYRQGLDRFQAQMLPVYDAVQTLIAAHPNLTVTATVPVYNYMLALLGYHELYRKIQYASEENSQPSARQVKTFIQALQQHKVDLLIYNEQVHNRLTDQEVKTARASGVPTVGVSAIPLHGEDYARWQIEQLKAIKQALDQAAARSS, from the coding sequence ATGACTCACCCTGCAACCGCCCGGCCCGCATTGCGATGGCTCATCCTGCTCGCCTGCGCCCTGTCGGCGCCGGCCGCGTTCGCAGCCCCCGTCAACGTCGTGGCCGCGGAAAGCAGTTACGGCAGTATCGCCAAGACAGTCGGCGGCTCGCACGTGAAGGTGACCTCGCTGCTCGACAGCCCCAGCGTCAATCCGCACCAGTTCGAGGCGAATCCGCGCATCGGGCGTCAACTGAGCCAGGCCGATCTCGTGGTCATGAATGGTCTGGGTTTCGACGGCTGGATGGAGCCGCTGCTGTCCGGCACATCGAACCCGAAGCGTCAGGTCGTGCGCGCGGCCGATGCCGCCAGCGGCATTGTGAGCCCGGACAAGAACGAGCATCTGTTCTATTCGCCGCAGGCGGTGCTGGCCACCGCCAGCCAGGTCGCGGCGACGCTGGCGCGAATCGACCCGGATCACGCGGCGGATTATCGCCAGGGCCTCGATCGGTTCCAGGCGCAGATGCTGCCGGTCTACGACGCCGTCCAGACGCTGATCGCCGCGCACCCGAACCTCACCGTGACCGCGACTGTGCCGGTTTACAACTACATGCTGGCGTTGCTCGGTTATCACGAACTCTATCGCAAGATTCAGTACGCCTCGGAGGAAAACAGCCAGCCCAGCGCCCGGCAGGTCAAGACCTTCATCCAGGCGCTGCAGCAACACAAGGTCGATCTGCTGATCTATAACGAGCAAGTGCACAACCGGCTGACCGATCAGGAAGTCAAGACGGCTCGCGCCAGCGGTGTGCCCACCGTGGGCGTGAGCGCCATTCCGCTGCACGGCGAGGATTACGCCCGGTGGCAAATCGAACAGCTCAAGGCGATCAAGCAGGCGCTCGACCAGGCAGCGGCCCGATCCTCATGA
- a CDS encoding HoxN/HupN/NixA family nickel/cobalt transporter, whose protein sequence is MPTASDRRSFASTAAQPFTTSEWVRLSGLYGFIGLLHVVGWGLYLGYVRQYPALVGLGLTAYLFGLRHAFDADHIAAIDNTVRSVLARRRSPLSIGFFFSLGHSTVVFGVAVLLACTASAFTQYPRIEHIGGVFGASVSGIFLWVIGILNLLVLLELLQIWGRARHGNHSHDDLEAMLARRGLINRLLGQRYLQGIKYGWQMYPLGFLFGLGLDTATEVSLLAMTAGAASGSLPWPAVLSLPILFAAGMTLLDTTDSVLMTKAYRWAFINPVRKVFYNATTTLLSVVVALVIGTIELSQVLVGTLGLKGGIFSTIADLNFGDAGFVIVGLFMLAWLASLSLWKFGRPGRDYPTAPSTGDGSFSEP, encoded by the coding sequence ATGCCGACTGCAAGTGACCGCCGATCATTCGCTTCGACCGCCGCGCAGCCGTTCACGACGTCCGAGTGGGTGCGGCTATCCGGCCTGTACGGCTTCATCGGGCTGCTTCATGTCGTCGGATGGGGGCTCTATCTCGGCTATGTGCGGCAATATCCGGCGCTGGTCGGGCTTGGGCTGACGGCCTATCTGTTCGGCTTGCGCCATGCCTTCGATGCCGACCACATTGCAGCAATCGACAATACCGTGCGTTCGGTGCTGGCCAGGCGACGAAGCCCGCTCAGCATCGGGTTCTTCTTTTCGCTCGGGCATTCGACCGTGGTCTTCGGAGTCGCTGTCCTGCTGGCCTGCACGGCCTCCGCGTTCACGCAGTATCCGCGGATCGAGCATATCGGCGGGGTATTCGGGGCCTCGGTGTCCGGTATCTTTCTCTGGGTCATCGGCATACTCAACCTGCTCGTGCTGCTGGAACTGCTCCAGATCTGGGGCCGGGCCCGGCATGGCAACCACAGCCACGACGACCTCGAGGCCATGCTCGCCCGGCGAGGCCTGATCAACCGACTGCTTGGGCAGCGGTATCTGCAGGGCATCAAGTACGGCTGGCAAATGTATCCGCTCGGTTTCCTGTTCGGCCTGGGATTGGATACCGCGACCGAAGTCAGTTTGCTGGCCATGACGGCTGGCGCTGCCAGCGGCTCGTTACCCTGGCCGGCGGTGCTTTCGCTGCCGATCCTGTTCGCGGCCGGCATGACGCTGCTGGATACCACCGACAGCGTGCTGATGACGAAGGCCTATCGCTGGGCTTTCATCAACCCGGTTCGCAAGGTGTTCTACAACGCGACGACCACGTTGCTGTCGGTGGTCGTGGCGTTGGTCATCGGCACCATCGAGCTATCGCAGGTGCTGGTCGGCACGCTGGGTCTGAAGGGTGGGATCTTCAGCACGATTGCCGATCTGAATTTCGGCGATGCCGGCTTCGTGATTGTCGGCCTGTTCATGCTGGCCTGGCTGGCGTCTCTGTCGCTCTGGAAATTCGGCCGGCCGGGGCGCGATTACCCTACCGCCCCATCGACCGGTGACGGCTCCTTTTCGGAGCCCTGA
- a CDS encoding TetR/AcrR family transcriptional regulator, translating to MSTSSASRATVDRVHDIALSLFARHGYDGMSLSQLASEVGIQKPSLYNHIESKQALFMALVERVEAALFAALDHSLTRHAGADVHTRLFELVCDLSRFILVEAQGVFYKRYLLFPPEPLAAEVRAVTGRGEARINAALHDIYAQGVRDGVWPELSERGFLDAFYCLMDGLFSERFMYSVDEYDRRVASIWPIFWAGLTAPQD from the coding sequence ATGAGCACTTCGTCTGCCTCCCGAGCTACTGTTGATCGCGTCCACGACATTGCGTTGTCGTTGTTCGCCCGCCACGGCTACGACGGCATGAGTCTGTCGCAGCTCGCCAGCGAAGTCGGTATCCAGAAGCCGTCGCTGTACAACCACATCGAGAGTAAGCAGGCGTTGTTCATGGCGCTGGTCGAGCGGGTCGAGGCGGCGCTGTTCGCGGCGCTCGACCACAGCCTGACCCGGCATGCCGGCGCCGACGTGCATACGCGGTTGTTCGAACTGGTGTGCGATCTGTCGCGCTTCATCCTGGTCGAGGCACAGGGCGTGTTCTACAAGCGCTATCTGCTGTTCCCGCCCGAGCCGCTGGCCGCCGAGGTGCGGGCCGTGACCGGGCGGGGCGAGGCGCGTATCAACGCCGCGCTGCACGATATCTATGCCCAGGGTGTGCGCGACGGCGTGTGGCCGGAACTCAGCGAGCGAGGCTTCCTCGATGCGTTCTATTGCCTGATGGACGGCCTGTTCAGCGAACGCTTCATGTACTCCGTGGATGAGTACGACCGCCGCGTCGCCTCGATCTGGCCGATCTTCTGGGCCGGACTGACCGCGCCCCAGGACTGA
- a CDS encoding metal ABC transporter ATP-binding protein: MTDTSPINTADSVVSVQDLAAGKAGEPAFSGLDFDLAPASFTALAGPNGCGKTTLFETLLGLVPPIAGHVRVLGRAPREARRGVAYVPQSTRLTHDGQFSGREFVAAAYASHRWGPTWRWRDAARAVNAALALVDGQALADRRLNSLSGGQRQRLMIAQALVNSPRLLFMDEPLAQLDPGAQAQVVALAERLRQELGLAVLFSTHDVNPIADVADRVLYLAGGRGHIGAIDEVVTEAGLSRLYGVPMHVVRDRGRLFVMRDEAPGANCASLDCDCAPVDERQRKQA; the protein is encoded by the coding sequence ATGACCGACACGAGCCCCATCAATACCGCGGACAGCGTGGTTTCCGTGCAGGATCTGGCCGCCGGCAAGGCCGGCGAGCCGGCTTTTTCGGGCCTCGACTTCGATCTTGCCCCGGCCAGCTTCACGGCACTGGCCGGCCCCAACGGCTGTGGCAAGACCACGCTGTTCGAAACCCTGTTGGGGCTGGTGCCGCCGATCGCCGGCCATGTTCGGGTGCTGGGCCGCGCACCGCGGGAGGCACGGCGCGGCGTGGCCTATGTGCCACAAAGCACGCGCCTGACACACGACGGCCAGTTCAGTGGCCGGGAATTCGTGGCCGCGGCCTACGCCAGTCATCGCTGGGGCCCGACCTGGCGCTGGCGCGACGCCGCGCGCGCGGTCAATGCGGCGCTTGCGCTGGTCGACGGCCAGGCATTGGCCGATCGCCGCCTGAACAGCCTGTCCGGCGGACAGCGCCAGCGATTGATGATCGCGCAGGCTCTGGTCAATTCGCCGCGCCTGCTATTCATGGATGAGCCGCTGGCGCAACTCGATCCGGGCGCCCAGGCGCAGGTGGTGGCCCTGGCCGAGCGGCTGCGCCAGGAGCTGGGACTGGCCGTGCTGTTTTCGACCCACGACGTCAATCCGATTGCCGATGTGGCCGACCGGGTGCTCTATCTGGCCGGGGGCCGGGGCCATATCGGCGCCATCGACGAAGTCGTCACCGAGGCCGGGCTTAGCCGGCTCTACGGCGTGCCCATGCACGTCGTGCGCGATCGCGGCCGGTTGTTCGTGATGCGCGACGAAGCCCCGGGCGCCAACTGCGCAAGCCTCGACTGCGACTGCGCGCCGGTCGACGAGCGACAGCGCAAACAAGCATGA
- a CDS encoding N-acetylmuramoyl-L-alanine amidase produces the protein MAARWCSWGLALGLMLTSAAAYAASTTLESVRLDSQASGVSVHFHFDSVPKYHWFSLANPARAVIDFDDTRAGDINSVSGGAVHRLRLARHADGTLRAVLDLGGKAQLDNVHVRGDDVIASIHGGASAARGASSSSDQDGSASSTSKPDRSHAASRRPNAVYRAEASNDSIVVVIDPGHGGHDPGTRAGNGLKEKTVNLAIAKRLYERLKQTQRIHPILTRHNDTFVTLRQRVRIAQEHHANLFVSIHANAYPNDRSVKGGTCYMLSEHGATDAKTAQLAHFENTRDRSLAGVHFSGDPTLNAVLTDLFQNASIEDADDVAQNIIHQFAQIEPIYRHKPPRANFAVLRDPMVPSVLCETAFLSNPHQAKLMATRHFRNELADAMYKGIVKYFHDHPPEKMRATGGSTYTVKPGDTLSEIASRQGVSENAIMDINHLHSKTLQAGQKLQLPHSH, from the coding sequence ATGGCGGCACGATGGTGCAGTTGGGGATTGGCGTTGGGCCTGATGCTCACGAGTGCCGCGGCATACGCGGCCAGTACCACGCTCGAATCGGTGCGCCTCGACTCGCAGGCCAGCGGCGTCAGCGTGCATTTCCACTTCGACAGCGTGCCGAAATATCACTGGTTTTCGCTCGCGAATCCCGCACGTGCGGTCATCGATTTCGACGATACACGGGCCGGCGACATCAACAGCGTTTCCGGCGGTGCCGTGCACCGCCTGCGCCTGGCGCGCCATGCGGACGGGACCCTGCGCGCCGTGCTCGATCTGGGCGGCAAGGCGCAGCTTGATAACGTCCATGTGCGCGGCGACGATGTGATCGCCTCGATACACGGCGGTGCTTCAGCCGCCCGTGGCGCCTCGTCTTCGTCGGATCAGGACGGCTCGGCATCCTCGACATCGAAACCCGACCGTAGCCATGCCGCGTCGCGCCGCCCGAACGCCGTCTATCGTGCCGAGGCCAGCAACGACAGCATCGTGGTCGTGATCGATCCGGGCCACGGTGGTCATGATCCGGGCACGCGAGCCGGCAACGGTCTGAAGGAAAAGACGGTCAATCTGGCCATCGCCAAGCGGCTGTATGAGCGGCTCAAGCAGACGCAACGCATACATCCGATACTCACGCGCCACAACGACACGTTCGTCACCCTCCGCCAACGGGTGCGCATCGCGCAGGAACATCACGCCAACTTGTTCGTGTCCATCCATGCCAATGCGTATCCCAATGATCGATCGGTCAAGGGCGGGACTTGCTACATGCTGTCCGAGCACGGCGCGACCGACGCCAAGACGGCCCAGCTGGCGCATTTCGAAAACACGCGCGATCGCAGTCTGGCGGGCGTGCATTTTTCCGGGGACCCGACGCTCAATGCGGTCCTGACCGATCTGTTCCAGAATGCCTCGATCGAGGATGCCGACGATGTGGCGCAGAATATCATTCACCAGTTTGCCCAGATCGAGCCGATCTATCGGCATAAGCCGCCGCGGGCCAATTTCGCGGTGTTGCGCGACCCGATGGTGCCTTCGGTGCTGTGTGAAACCGCGTTCCTGTCCAATCCGCATCAGGCCAAACTCATGGCAACCCGCCATTTCCGCAACGAGCTGGCCGATGCCATGTACAAGGGCATCGTGAAGTATTTCCACGACCATCCGCCCGAGAAAATGCGGGCAACCGGCGGCTCGACGTACACCGTCAAGCCGGGGGATACCCTGTCCGAGATCGCCTCGCGCCAGGGCGTGTCCGAAAACGCGATCATGGATATCAACCATCTGCATTCGAAGACGCTTCAGGCGGGGCAGAAACTACAACTGCCGCACAGCCATTAA
- a CDS encoding multidrug efflux SMR transporter, whose product MAWLWLMAAGACEIVGVVGFARISHGRRVSGALIAGVAFSCGLACLHVAMNDLPMAVAYGVFTGLGALGSTLIGIVFWGESARPARLAWVAGLVVAVIGLKLSM is encoded by the coding sequence ATGGCCTGGCTCTGGCTTATGGCCGCCGGCGCCTGCGAGATCGTGGGCGTGGTCGGTTTCGCCCGCATCAGTCATGGGCGCCGCGTCTCGGGCGCGCTCATCGCCGGCGTGGCTTTTTCCTGCGGGTTGGCGTGTCTGCATGTTGCGATGAACGATCTGCCGATGGCGGTGGCCTACGGCGTATTCACCGGCCTCGGCGCGCTCGGCAGCACGCTCATCGGCATCGTGTTCTGGGGCGAATCGGCGCGTCCGGCACGGCTGGCATGGGTCGCCGGGCTGGTGGTCGCCGTGATCGGCCTCAAGCTCAGCATGTAG
- a CDS encoding metal ABC transporter permease, translated as MNWPVFLDMAFMRHAFAAGTCVAIAGSAIGYFVVLRRQAFAAHALANVGFAGAAGASLIGADPMLGLFVFVFGAAAVMHLGGTELGERDVSVGMILMFSLGLGILFVNLYSANANAAIGILFGSLYGVNATQLAITAGVSLAVVGALAVLFRPLRFASLNPDSARARGIPVALIGLLFLLLLAAMAAVTVPVIGALLSFAIFVGPAAAAQAWTKRVASGLALTVVLSLAETWSGIVASYYINLPASSAIAGSSFAVYALAWLTTRSPRLARVAGGRTIGAARSAVPDRH; from the coding sequence ATGAACTGGCCGGTTTTTCTCGACATGGCGTTCATGCGTCACGCGTTTGCCGCCGGCACCTGCGTGGCGATCGCGGGCTCGGCGATCGGTTACTTCGTGGTCCTGCGCCGGCAGGCATTCGCCGCCCATGCGCTGGCCAACGTCGGCTTCGCCGGCGCCGCAGGCGCCTCGTTGATCGGCGCCGATCCGATGCTGGGGCTGTTCGTGTTCGTCTTCGGTGCCGCCGCGGTCATGCATCTGGGCGGCACCGAACTGGGCGAGCGCGACGTGTCCGTCGGCATGATTCTCATGTTCTCGCTCGGGCTCGGCATTCTGTTCGTCAATCTATACAGCGCGAACGCGAACGCGGCGATCGGTATTCTCTTCGGCAGCCTGTACGGCGTAAACGCAACCCAGCTGGCGATCACCGCCGGCGTGTCGCTGGCCGTCGTGGGCGCGCTGGCGGTGCTGTTCCGCCCGTTGCGCTTTGCCAGCCTCAACCCCGACTCGGCGCGCGCCCGCGGCATCCCGGTCGCCCTGATCGGTCTGCTGTTTCTCCTGCTGCTGGCTGCCATGGCCGCCGTCACCGTGCCGGTGATCGGCGCGCTGCTCAGTTTTGCCATCTTCGTTGGCCCGGCCGCGGCGGCCCAGGCGTGGACGAAACGCGTGGCCAGCGGCCTCGCCCTGACCGTGGTGCTGTCCCTGGCCGAAACCTGGAGCGGTATCGTTGCGTCCTATTACATCAACCTGCCGGCCTCGTCGGCGATTGCAGGCAGCAGCTTCGCCGTTTACGCCCTGGCCTGGTTGACCACGCGCTCACCCCGGTTAGCGCGCGTCGCAGGCGGGCGAACCATAGGCGCAGCACGCTCCGCGGTTCCCGATCGGCATTAG
- the dapF gene encoding diaminopimelate epimerase, producing the protein MALAFTKMHGLGNDFVVLDATTAPIALDQATARRIADRRFGIGCDQILIVEPPRSAEADFAYRILNSDGSESGQCGNGARCFVRYVREAGLTDKRRIVVDIRDGRMTLEALDDDLFAVALGVPEFEPARIPLTGFDRAPSYRLDDVAGQSVTFAAVSLGNPHAVLRVPDVASAEVERIGPALERHPAFPERVNVGFCEIVARDHIRLRVFERGAGETLACGSGAAAAVVTGIAAGDLDADVRVDLPGGSARIRWESADAPAVLIGPAERVFEGKLVSSDQGR; encoded by the coding sequence ATGGCATTGGCCTTCACCAAGATGCACGGGCTCGGTAACGACTTCGTGGTGCTCGACGCCACGACCGCGCCGATCGCGCTCGACCAGGCGACCGCCCGGCGTATCGCCGACCGCCGCTTCGGCATCGGTTGCGATCAGATCCTGATCGTCGAGCCGCCGCGCAGCGCGGAAGCGGATTTCGCCTACCGCATTCTCAATTCGGACGGCAGCGAATCCGGCCAGTGCGGCAACGGCGCGCGCTGTTTCGTGCGCTACGTGCGCGAGGCCGGGCTGACCGACAAGCGCCGCATCGTGGTCGATATCCGCGACGGCCGGATGACGCTGGAAGCACTGGACGACGACCTGTTCGCGGTCGCGCTCGGTGTGCCCGAGTTCGAGCCCGCGCGTATTCCACTGACCGGTTTCGATCGCGCGCCGAGTTACCGGCTGGACGACGTGGCCGGGCAATCGGTGACGTTTGCCGCGGTATCGCTGGGCAATCCGCACGCGGTTCTTCGTGTGCCCGACGTGGCGAGCGCCGAGGTCGAGCGCATCGGTCCGGCGCTGGAGCGCCACCCCGCGTTCCCCGAGCGTGTGAATGTGGGTTTCTGTGAAATCGTGGCGCGCGATCACATCCGTCTGCGCGTATTCGAGCGCGGCGCCGGTGAGACGCTCGCCTGTGGCAGCGGGGCGGCCGCGGCGGTGGTCACGGGCATTGCCGCCGGCGACCTTGACGCCGACGTGCGAGTGGATCTGCCGGGCGGCAGTGCGCGTATACGCTGGGAAAGCGCCGATGCGCCGGCGGTTCTCATCGGGCCGGCGGAACGCGTTTTCGAGGGGAAACTGGTATCGTCTGATCAGGGGCGATGA
- a CDS encoding multidrug efflux SMR transporter, producing MRAWFWLALGAGTEIGWVAGLKLAASPLAWAATVICAVASVALALGATRDLPATTVYVLFVGLGAVGTVLFEAVVFDTPLHPATYGFLVLLLVCIVGLKKTGDRRPEA from the coding sequence ATGAGAGCCTGGTTCTGGCTGGCGCTGGGCGCTGGTACCGAAATCGGCTGGGTTGCCGGCCTGAAGCTGGCCGCATCGCCCCTGGCATGGGCCGCCACGGTGATTTGCGCCGTGGCCAGTGTGGCGCTGGCGCTGGGCGCGACGCGCGATCTGCCGGCGACTACCGTGTATGTATTGTTCGTCGGCCTTGGCGCCGTCGGCACGGTGCTCTTCGAAGCCGTGGTATTCGATACGCCACTGCATCCGGCGACTTACGGCTTCCTCGTGTTGTTGCTGGTCTGCATCGTCGGGCTGAAAAAGACCGGCGATCGCCGGCCGGAGGCATGA
- a CDS encoding nickel/cobalt transporter, with amino-acid sequence MCLPLVLLAVLCPAHRARADTVVSLLGNYTINQFVALHVDKHRVTAHYVVVMGQIPALKALHGADTNHDGVTSESERSAYLKKMSPRFARHLRLQVDGRRLPWHLVSWHTGLPSDDSGFSLRFDAYYTASLPAATGQGIHHLRCANTNYGGRNGWKEIVVRSGAGVSIFDTNAASRSLTHALRENPGHLPPGGPLDQRSVHLAFTQGPPPAGSVPLGPNHAHHANPSARHGDGASWWGWLGRHVMFGAWSPSTDVTAGSSGGWFQRATRQLTHLISPAGQAGPGLALLALLFAALLGAAHALSPGHGKTVVGAYLVGTRGTPRHAAFLGLTVTVTHTAGVFMLGAATLVASQYIVPERLFPVLSLVSALMVVIIGVVLLIARIRDWRRQARNVEVPDAVPPGAVYRFQPTGATSLAHRHDHDHDHDHSHSHSHSHSHDHVDASGVLWHRHGGGWHSHRPPGADGERVTWKSLLALGISGGLVPCPSALVLLLAAIAVHRTAYGMVLVLAFSVGLAAMLTAVGLLFLYARRFLDRRSSRQGRFLRILPVLSAGLIVLVGCFMCYAVLAALEAGF; translated from the coding sequence GTGTGTCTGCCCCTCGTGCTGCTGGCGGTACTGTGTCCGGCGCACCGGGCGCGCGCCGATACGGTCGTGAGTTTGTTGGGGAATTACACGATCAATCAGTTCGTGGCGCTGCATGTGGACAAGCATCGGGTGACCGCGCATTACGTGGTGGTGATGGGCCAGATTCCGGCGCTCAAGGCGCTGCACGGGGCCGATACCAATCACGACGGGGTGACGTCCGAGAGCGAGCGCAGCGCGTACCTGAAGAAAATGTCGCCCCGGTTCGCCCGCCACCTGCGGCTGCAGGTCGATGGCCGGCGGCTGCCGTGGCATCTGGTGTCGTGGCACACCGGCCTGCCGTCCGACGACAGCGGATTCTCGCTGCGCTTCGACGCCTATTACACGGCGTCCCTGCCGGCGGCGACGGGCCAGGGGATTCATCATCTGCGCTGTGCCAACACCAATTACGGCGGCCGCAACGGCTGGAAGGAAATCGTCGTTCGATCCGGCGCCGGCGTGTCGATATTCGATACCAATGCCGCCAGCCGATCGCTTACCCATGCACTGCGGGAAAACCCGGGCCATTTGCCGCCCGGCGGCCCGCTGGACCAGCGAAGCGTACATCTGGCCTTCACCCAGGGCCCGCCGCCGGCCGGCTCGGTGCCGCTCGGCCCCAATCACGCACATCACGCGAACCCGTCGGCCCGTCATGGCGATGGGGCGAGCTGGTGGGGCTGGCTCGGTCGTCATGTCATGTTCGGCGCCTGGTCGCCCTCGACCGACGTCACGGCCGGATCATCGGGGGGCTGGTTTCAGCGTGCGACGCGCCAGCTGACGCACCTGATCTCGCCCGCGGGTCAGGCCGGGCCCGGACTGGCCTTGCTGGCGCTGTTGTTCGCGGCGCTGCTGGGGGCGGCACATGCCCTGTCGCCGGGCCACGGCAAGACGGTGGTCGGTGCGTATCTGGTGGGGACCCGCGGTACGCCGCGGCATGCCGCGTTCCTCGGATTGACGGTGACCGTCACCCACACGGCCGGCGTGTTCATGTTGGGCGCGGCCACGCTTGTGGCATCGCAGTACATTGTGCCGGAGCGGCTTTTTCCGGTTCTGAGCCTCGTCTCGGCCCTCATGGTGGTGATCATTGGCGTCGTGCTGTTGATCGCACGGATTCGCGACTGGCGCCGACAGGCCCGGAACGTCGAAGTCCCGGACGCCGTCCCGCCGGGCGCGGTCTATCGCTTCCAGCCGACAGGCGCAACGAGCCTGGCGCATCGTCACGACCACGACCACGACCACGACCACAGCCACAGCCACAGCCACAGCCACAGCCACGACCATGTGGATGCGAGCGGCGTACTCTGGCATCGCCACGGCGGTGGCTGGCATTCGCACCGGCCGCCCGGCGCCGACGGCGAACGGGTCACCTGGAAGAGCCTGCTGGCGCTCGGCATCTCCGGCGGACTCGTGCCCTGCCCGTCGGCGCTGGTGTTACTGCTGGCCGCCATCGCCGTGCATCGCACGGCCTATGGCATGGTTCTCGTGCTCGCCTTCAGCGTCGGGCTGGCGGCGATGCTCACGGCCGTAGGGCTGCTGTTTCTCTACGCGCGTCGGTTTCTGGACCGGCGATCATCGCGTCAGGGCCGGTTCCTGCGAATCTTGCCGGTGTTGAGTGCCGGCTTGATCGTATTGGTCGGCTGTTTCATGTGCTATGCCGTGTTGGCCGCGCTCGAGGCGGGCTTCTGA